The Dreissena polymorpha isolate Duluth1 chromosome 9, UMN_Dpol_1.0, whole genome shotgun sequence genome contains the following window.
AAGTGAGAGTATGTCATGTTACATGTGGAGTGAGAGTATGTCAATGTTTGTTAAGTTATTAAATGTAAgtattgttgtgttcttttttcacTTAATAGGCACATATCCACAgcttgaaatgtttgttatgaagggCATGTATATAGAACCACATGATGGTGAtggtagaaaaaaaaatatttatttgaatttatttcttcaTCATCAAAACATATGGTATTTTGATATGTGTTCAATATGCAGTTTTCTTTTCACATATTCcaataacactgttacatccgCATCAggtgaaaattggtcttatggcatataATGCCAGCACAGCTCAAGCCAAGCCTGCGcacttgcgcagtctggtcatggTCTTCCCTttcatcaataaaaaaaacacgtaagGTTTCATGGTATCTCTTGAGTAGGCTCCTCAGCATGCATAGCCATGTGCCGATGTGCAGGCTGACCAAGAGCTTTGCttgcagcatattgcataagacacattttcgcatgaaaaCAAGATAAATTCCAATTGAAAACACActatgttatttatagcaaattgGCAAATGTTAGTAGCCACGATTCTGGCTTGCAGCAAAGATATTCAGACTGACAGTCACAgatgtgtggctagataattaaatgatttcTCTTTGATCATGGACTCTACTATTGCGGTGGTTTTGTCCgacaatacaagacaaatggcatATAATGATAGGTTCATTCATTTCTTCCCCTTAAATTTAtgttatttgatatcttgaaagcaatactgtgttataaaCATACCTTTATTGATAGTACATTCTGTCTTTTCCTGACAATTTACTAACCCAGCACTGACTCTGAAAGTCTTGGGGAATTGGGGATGGAAGTTTACTGGTATTATgtgtaattgtaactgggcaaaCACGTGAATCGATGTTTTTGTATGGAAATGCAGACATTAGTCCACATTCTCTACATTAAGCAGTGATACATCCAAGTCTACAAAGACACAATGTTGCTAatgttcggggggggggggattatgctcaaatcagcaaatggaatggagtgtattcattcgggtcttaCAGCGTTATGAAAAGGTCATTTCaagtgaaaagctgggttaaacagtgacacacacaaaattgtttataaaaGTAATGTCCTCTCTCTTACTCAAacagttttaatgatattatCTTCAAACTTGGTGACAGTCTATGAGCAGAAACAAAGATAGATCTTATGCCGGAAGCACTTGTGAATTATAGCGCTTTAATTATTGCAACTTGGCCAAAATAATGTTGTCTACTCTTAAAAAGTCGTTTTCGGTCCATAACATTACTTTGAATTtacaaatcttgatgaaactctAGTCATGGGCATCGTGCAACTTGCCCTAATTTCTTAAGTTTGAATCCATTTACTTGATAACACGCTAAAAATAAATCTATCTGCTGTTTCTTAAACTTTGCAAttgcatatttttacaattacttttttttaaatcaaccaaAAACTTACTTGAAGTGTGGAAATTAGCACACATCAATTGACTTTACTTCCTTTCATTTTCTTCATCCCGGAAGTTTAAATGTCACATGACTATAACGTGACCATTCATTCTATAAATAGCATACCAATGAATCGGTTGCTTTCCTTAAACTGTCAGTCCTCAAGTCTGTATTATACAATGCAAACGGGttttaaagggatattttcacgctttggtaaattgacaaaattgaaaaaagttgtttcagattcgtaagttttcgttttagttatgatatttgtgaggaaacagtaatactgaacattaaccatgctctaatatagccattatatgcatcttttgacgattttaaaacctaaaaattataaagcgttgcaacgcgaaacgattgaataatttggagtgttctgtttttgtcgttaaattttgtgaaactacgaagattgcttatataatgtataaaatacgtaaagaacgtgtactcggcggaatagctcagtaggccaAAGcgattttacttcaggactctggcaggacaccaggggtcactggttcgaaacctgctccgggcaatgttcttttccttttttgaatttttttcttgattttttactggagcttttacgatccaatgtttacatttatcaatattaatgaataagtttaaaaaatgccaaaatctgtgaaaaggcccctttaagaataaAATCACAAACTCTTCTGGCTTAAAAGTAAATAGACGTtgattaaaaaacttaatagccatacatgtatgcatataaaATGTAACTCTAAAATATGTGCTGTATTGTGTATAGACGTTTGATAAATTGACCATTTTTAATAGAAATAACCTCGATTGCATGTGATTGGTGTTTATATAATGGAGATGATATAGTCGTCATGGgttatttttataagtaaagcgTCGGTGAAAGCGAAGATGATAACTATCGACGTACCTTCTCCCCTTGAGCGTTCGATTGTTGTTGTTGATCGTGTCATACTGGATACCCGACGTCGCCAGACAACACTCGCCGTTCATCATTGCCGACGCCGACAGGGCAATGtccaacaacaaaaatatacttaatattCGTGTTTTACTTAATCTAGTACCCTAATCCATATTATGGTACTATCGCAGTTAATTCCTCCTATCACCTCCGAGGGAAGCTCTGTTTCGATGTGGTCTTTTTTTTAACAAGTCACATATTATAATGTTCAATCAGTTTTTACGTAGGAATGTCTATCTTAAAGTTTACGCACGTATTATCCAGCTTTAATTAATCCAATTTAAACAGTGATATTCAATACATTCAATGTTCAAACAGATTCTTACTTTACAAACAAAGCAATAGATGAAAATTAAAAATTAGTGAGAGAAAAAATGTATGTCACACAGACATATTGCTCTTACTGTGCATAAGAATCCACGACGGTTAACTGATGTGCTATTAATCATTGCAACCACAGGACTTAAACATGCGCATATTTTGTAGACCTTCGTGGCCATGTAAAATTTCTGCGGTTTTCAAAAAGAACTTGAAGTGTTCAGTACAAAATCATTGCAGTTGTTGTAAACGCCTTGGTGGATACAATACTTCTCAAAGCGTAGATTCTATATGCTACAAGTCAACATGAAATACAAAGAGATTACAgcaaattatttataacataatcatTAGGTAATTTACCCTTCATTACGTTCAAGCGCTTATACACTATTGAGGTTCGTATTCAAATATGCATTAAGAATTTACAATAAGCAATAAGCTGCGAAAATATTTGTGATAACTGCTTTGAGCCgaaaagaacaaaatattaaTCCTGTTAAATATTCAGTAAATGGCATAGCCTCTAGTTTCACCCCGGATTAGTGTTATGATATGTATATACATTCGGTTATTGCGAAATTTTATAAACGCACGTAAAAATGAAACACGATTTGCGCACATATTTATCACTTCTCGTTCAGCAACACATGAAACCATCCACTTCTCCTTTTTCAAAACACATCCACTGTATCTATTTCACCCACAGTATCAATTTCACACGAACTCGCACATGCGGGACCTTGGCCCTGAGATCTAGTGATAACTTCCTGCGACAAATGATTTCGCATCGCAGCCTCTCGTGTACACAAAGAGCAGCTGCTGCCTCGCTGCTTGTCTAGCCGACGTAACTTTTCATTGACTGGAAATTCAGTCTAGCTTGCATGCAGCTCTTTATATTCGACCATTGGTATGACTCGAGTATCTGCGCCTGTAGCCGATGTACCTCTCGTCAAGATGCATCCTCAGCAGCAGATAtgagtcatgctctgtgaaatgagggtttaatgcatgcgcgtgaagtgtcgtcccagatgagcctgtgcagtccgcacaggctaatcaggaacgacacttttcacttgtatgatattttctgtttaaagaaagtctctttttcgCAAAAAtacagtttgggcggaaagtgtcgtccctgattagcctgtgcgggctgcacaggctcatctgggaagacacttcacgcacatgcattaaatccccttttcacagaacacggctcatatgtatTTCCACGAACTATGTCCAGCTTTGGCGATAGATGGATCATAAATGAGTAGATACTTCCAAGAACTAGGTCCAGCATTTATTTCAAGCCATTATACAGGTGAACATGATACTTAACTTGTATCTTTAGGAATAAATAATGATGTATTCATTGTATTTGAACCGCGATGTTGGAAAATCGGCTTTTTGCATGTGCATTACTAGTAAGTGGCGTCCACTacttgcctgtgcagtcagcacaggcttatcaataaAATCACACTCCGCCTTAAAtagattttcgtgtagaagagagtTCCTTCAAAtgacaaatatcataaaaacgaaaagtgtcgtccctggttagcctgtgcagttgggaCGACATGTCACGCATATGCcttaagtccggttttcccagaatCATTTCTATTTATTACAAAATTCAGTGACAGCGGGATCATTACAAACGCAAGCATTTAGTTCAAAGAAATTGCTCTGATGATATAGGTTACCATTTGCAATAATAATCCAATTATCACAGAAACGGTTCTAACGATAATAagatcaatataaaaaaataataaaacacaaataaagtaATTAGATACGCTGCACTTTTCATTCCAACCGATGAAAATGTTCCAGCACATCCTTAAATTAATGGCATATACTGCTTCGATATTCCAAGTACTTATACAAACCAAATATGTAGTTCAACAGTAGACCtactatttgtttgtataggtccctggaaaTACAAAACACTAATACATAAAcagcaaaataaatattcttgatACCAATCAAGATTTGGAAAACACCAGTCCGTAAATAAAGAATCAGATGTGTTCGGTTTCAAAACACAAAAAGCACGAACAAAGAACCCAGTATACGCTCAGTAAATAACATTCATTTGCgagttttcaaaacaaaacgtcCCGAACAGCTGGTTTCGCTTTGGAGCGTGGAATGAAAGCCTAATGGGCTTATCGGTGGGAGTCCCATAGCTGACCGTTGAGTATTTTTATGTCAGTTCGAGCGCGGAGATATGGAAGGGTGACTAGGTACTCTGAGATGTTAGTGTCCAGTTCGTAAACAACTATCATTACTTTCAGTAACAGATCTGATCTGCTATCTCGAGAGCTATTGACAGATCTGCATGTGAGTTTACAGCTTGATAACCGACGAAAAAAGTATCGTATGGAACTACCCACCACCGCATCAATGTTATGAGCATATTTATACAaaaccaccaccagcaccacaaccagcaccaccactaccaccaccaccaccatcactaccacgacttacatcaccaccaccaccacaaccagcaccaccaccaccataaccaaCACCGCCGccacaacaaccaccaccaccccggctactactactactactactacttctactactactattactactactactactactactactactacaactactactactactactactactactactactactactacttctactactactactactactactactactaatactactactactactactactactactactacttctactactactactactacttctactactactactactactactactactactactactactactactactactactactactactgctgctgctgctgctgctgctgctgctgctgctactactactactactactactactactactactactactactactactactactactactactactactactactactactacatgtactactgctactacttctactactactacaacaacaactactactactaccactactactaatactactactactactactactactactactactactactactactactacttctacaactactactactgctactactacttttactactactactactactactgctgctgctgctgctgctgctgcttctactacttctactactactactactactacttctactactactactactactactactactactactactactactacaactactactacttctactactgctgctgctgctgctgctgctgcttttactactacttctttatTTGTTCCTATTTTTTCCCACTCTTTGACTAATTACCATCTGCGCGTAACACATATCACCAGATTACTCGATCActtctaataacaaaacaaagGCATAACCATCATTACCTCCATACACCGCTTCCAGAAATCAAGACGGGCTTTAATTAGAGCCAGTCAGGCCAAACTCAATTATAGCTCATTGTCATAAGACACGAGAACCATGCCACACAGTATGATAAAACGCTTTATCTTTATTACACAAGTCGTATTAAGAGATATTTACGTAGATGCTTAAAATCGCACAGAACTGTCCATCCATGACAGCAACGTTCATGAAACTGTCTATGATTGCCATTCATATGAGTGAATGTAGGACCAAGGCATAACGAACGTACAGGtgtcgcgtgagaattgcaagaccgtgaggCAGTTAAGATATACAGGAAGACAACAGGTTTTGCGCATGCGTAGTATGTTATAAACATGTTCGTGAGGAATGCAAGACCGTATCCTTGTATTATATCAACGATTCTTACcctattttatgattattgcaaATGGTGAATGATTTAGATGCTGAAAGTACACTCAAAACCCCCGAACAAGATCGTCACGATTTGTACTCGTTAGTTTTCTTATTGCGtgaacacaaaaaataacattgttattataaTGTAAGCAGATTGATTCGGCCCCAAGCTATTTCGGTTATTTAGTTGGGGATATAATCTGGGTCATTTATTAttaaagcttattataactacCAAGTTTTAGTTTCAAATAGTCGTTGTGATGCGTCGTTTTACTTGGTATTCCAAGATGTTCACATGCAGGcgtgttgtttgtttttcaaacaaatacttggtcttgcacttttcacgggcaatacatatcagctggtcagccaaatataagacaccaacACCGCCAACATCAGTATTTCAAACgaatacttggtcttgcaaaacatttacttggtcttgcactgtTCACATGCCATACATATCAGCTAGTCAAGCCTCACATAAGACACAACCTCaatcaacatcatgattttattaattaattggtTTAGCACTTCTCAAGggtaatacatatcagctggtcaagccaaatatatgacacaaccacaaccacaaccaatttcatgattttagacaattgcttggtcttgcacttctcacgggcaaaacATTACAGCTGttaaagccaattatataagacacaaccaccaccaacatcattatttctaacatatacttggtcttgcacttctcacgggcaatacatatcagctggtcaagccaaaaacaacacacaatcaccaccaacatctttatttcaaacaaatacttggtcttgcacttcacacggccatacatatcagctggtctaGCCTAAGATTAGACACCATCAacaccaacataattatttgaaacaaatacttggttttgcacttctcaaAGGCCATACATataagctggtcaagccaaatataagacacaaccacaaccaatttcatgattttagacaatgacttggtcttgcacttctcctGGGCAAAACCtaacagctgttcaagccaataatataagacacaaccaccaccaacatcattatttctaacaaatacttgatcttgcacttctcacgggcaatacatatcagctggtcaagccaaaaataagacaccaacaccactaacatcattatttcaaacaaatacttagTCTTGCACTCCTCATGGGCCAtacctatcagctggtcaagccaaatataagaaacaaccacaactaatttcatgattttagacaattacctgGTCTTGcgcttctcatgggcaatacgtatcagctggtcaagcctcacATAAGAGTAAAAAGACACAACCTCAATCtacatcatgattttattaattacttgGTCTTGTACTTTTCATGGGTAATACATATCTTATGTTCAAGCCAACTATAAGAAACGgctgccaccaacatcattatcagaCAATTAGTTGGTCTGGCACATTTCTAATGAAAGTAAGTATCAGTTGGTCAAGcacaatttaatacaaaaccacCATCATCCTTAATTCAGGCAACAACTTTGTCTCTCACTTCTGATCCATTATAAGTATCAgcaggtcaagccaaatataggtcacaaccacaaccaacataactttatttcagacaattacttggtcttgaaCTTTTCGGGGGGCAATTTGTATCAGCTtagtcaagccaaatataaaacAGAACCACCAGCATCAATATGTCAGACAAATAATTGGTCTTGCATTTCTGACTGGCAAttcctatcagctggtcaagccaaagataagacacattaACAATGCCAACATCATTTTTCCAGCCAATTACTTGGTATTGCACTTCTCACTGGCAATAAGTATAAGATAATTATGGCAAATTAAGACAAAACCACcaccaattatatttttttacacaaatgaTTATTTGTGCACTTCTAACGTGCAATAAGTATTAGCTttttaagccaaatataagacacaaccaccattaatatcattatttcagacaattactaGGTTCTGCACTTCTCAAGGACAATTATTATCAGCTGGTAATGCCAGTTTGTATGTTggttttgcaaatctaaaaggcaaatatttttgcaagcaatgaaaaatataatacactGCTACCAAGTtaccaatatcattatttcagtcaatattaaagtgagtcttacattaatcaaatgtaattatatattataataaatgtattactagctatagacaatacatacaacacatcaccacaattataatttgaaacaatattttggaaataaaaaaagtgggaaaaagctagaaatagccattagaaatataaaatatttccaacaccagcacaattattttggttaataacttgacaaatgatgaaataactgtaaatgtattacacaataaaacaatattcactttttggttcccatatcttaagtaattttggcaggatttaattttttttttaccaagataacaaatcattataattcaaTCTAAACACTTACAGACACTTAATACCTTAAGAATTAACCATAATTTCTACATATAAGCGTTCACAGAATGTGCGATATCTAAACGTTTTAAGTACACTTGTGGTAACACTTcagtataaacatattcataaaaatttgggtccggttgtaagcacattgattttaaaCAGTGACCGTTTTAACCTGTCAGGCCGTTTTACCTCGGGACCGTTTAATTTTTACCAGCAATAATTTTCACCATTAATGTCCGGAAATAACAACAATCCGAACAGTAGTTTTTTGCATTCTTGATGTAAAAAGTCATTTGGtacttttaatattaacaaaactactacaaattcaaattaaataagtgcTACTTGTATCGGACATCGGTCTTAATGTTTTCACGGTCAGCGGGTTTGTAATTCTCACGGAGGTaacgtgagaaatgcaagacttccggtttatcttaagaaattcacggtcttgcaattctcacgcgacaCCGGTAAATACTGTGTGTGTACATCGAAGTTTATGAAGTCCTTACGGGCCAGATGccgcattatgtgaggacccggagcgTGTACCATCTCTCCTACCTAAGTatcttactagactcacgaacgtTTGATGAATTTTGAATTGTAGCTGCAAGTTCCAGCTATTCGTTATTTTACTGCAGGATATTGTTAATGTAAGTATGGTCTTGTGTTGTTGTGGGAAGCAGGGATACCCAAAAGAAACACCACCTGCCTGGTATGGTAACCACCAACCAAACTAACAGGCTTCCGggagcggggatcgaacccgggtcgcctaggtgagaatcGCGTGTAACAACCACTGCGCTAAACGTATAACCGTACATACATACTATGACTTGAACGTCGTTATAAATGCCCTTGGTATACAGCATACAACTAACTAAAGACCAACTAATGAACATCGGCAGCAAGTGGTGGTTGGCGATAACTTGCAGGTTATAATAGATCGGTGACTGATTTGTACCAAATGCTACTTGTCGTATACCAATTTTATTCTTCGACAGTTCGGTAAATAATCGGCGGCTGTTCGGAAAATAAGCGACGATAGTGCAAAAATTGACCGTAGACAGATCGGAAAAACATATCAACGGCAATGCGGCAAATGATCTGCGATAGTTCGTAAAATGACTAACAGCAGTTCGTCAAATAACCAACGGCAGTTTTAAACAAAGCTTATCGGTAGTTCGACAAATGACCAACGGCACTTCGTCAAATGACCAGCGgcagttaaaaaaatgttaatcgGTAGTTCGACAAATGATCAACGGAAGTTCGTCAAATGATCGCCGGTAGGTCGGCAAATGATTGACATCAGTTTGGTACATGATCAGCGGCAGTCCAGCATATAATCGGAGAAAGTTCGAGGAATGATCGGAGGAAAATCGGCAAATATTCGGTGAAAGGTTGACAAACGATTGGGTAAAATTCGGCTTATAATCGGCGACAGGTCGGCAActgattttttatcatttatttctCAAAGGACATAGCGCTTTATCACAacgataaaaacaacaacagcaccatattttatatttaagctAGTGTTGTGTTTTCAATTGCACTTAGAACTGTGTTCTAGTTTACAATTTGTCGTAAACAAAGAAACATTATCCGATTAGTTTAATACCATCACAATTTAACCTTTTGCTTATTGATCCAATATCTTAAGACCTGCGTAGGTCAAAATTTGAATCAAAGATAAATAAAATCGGATCTCGAATAAAAGTGTTTCGTATatggtcatttttttaaataaagtgtattttgCTTGCCTATGAAACCGCTTTTGTTTTACGCTCGTACTGCCATTTACAAGACAAAACACGTTAACTAACGAAGAAATTAACGGCGCAATGTGAAGGGgacatacattgtatatacattgttgattttaaagaaatatggatacattttaaagcattttaatcGTTTGTGTCAGACAAGGAAAAACATATCATCGGTAATTTATAAATGTAGTGAGGAAAGTTCACCATATTTAGAAAATTTCGATCATAATCGTTCTTATCTAGACGCCAAATGTCAGCAGCGGAGATGTGGAAAGTGAAACCAGATTCGGATCAATGGGCGGTCCGCGTCGGCGGGGATCAAGCGGGGACATTGCCGACGAAAAAGGCCCGACCGGGTTTGATACGCGTGGAAAGTAAATCGATTAACTCTGAGTCTGAAAATGGAGCAAAAACGACGCCGTGCTTGATTGGAAGAGACCCACGTGCACTCAACGCCCACGTGCAGGTTTGTTTTTACATGTATACCGGTATATCATTCAGTGACCTTATTACGGTGGAGACCATATTCAGgtgatatttgttttcttatgTCATCGAAATTGCGTCACTGgagaaaaaaagacaaaaaagacGGGAAGGCGTTGTTAATATGCCAATAAACAACCCCTTTTTAAGTTAATATTGTACAATATCGAAGGCTAGTGATGTCAAACAATCTCACtctcaaacaaattaaaaatattccCAAACTGTTTTCATGCTAAAACGTTTTAGCtatttgtttaatattgataCTCAAAATAAGAAATGAGAGTGTCGCCGAAAGTCATAGTTTTTAGGCATGTGCCATTATTTTGAAATGGAATTTAATATGATAGAAACAACGGTAATTTGCGCACCTCTACACGTGCACTTCAGTATAAGCTTAGTATACAAATCAAGAATGCATCCGACGTTTTGATGCAGCATATCGGAGTGGAACGACCAGCTGGCGTTTTAAATGCCGCCCTCTGTATTGGCGTCTTATTTTCAACAGTGAAAcgattgttttaattgttataaaatgtaaaagaaaatgatgctacttttcataatataatacttaaacaaaaacaatatactcctcccaaatctggtaggatttcaggcccgtagccagggttttgaaaagtgGGATGCGAATTTTCCCATTAACGATTGTTATTGGGCAACAAAGTAGCGGAGGTGGTTGGTGCGGGAGAGGctgtccccctcctgcaatcgggggtgaggtggggtggggggggggtttggtcctccccctagaaaattctgaaaatgaaatataaaatcctgcaatctggtgactttttatctgtatttagagactgaagttatagagcatttttatatgaaactttactttcattgaccatacttaGTGACTTATCAAAAAAATGGGTGCGAATGCACCCAATGCACTCCGACCCCTGACTACGGGTATGGCGATTTTCGTGTGATGgtagagattgtatgtgagagcaagaaaCGACCTCTTTGCGGGGAGATTGGTGTGTTCGAAGCCATGCAGAGAACGCTACGCGGACACTGTGCAAGCCCTGCATTGATGATAAGTGCTCGCGTTCGCACCCCGGAAGCACTCGAAGCATTAGCGTTGACTCCCTTCTGGTTATCTTGAGTTTGCTTGATGACAATAGCATTTGCTTCCGGAAATGCACACTTTCTTCAATGGAGTTCTACCATGAACTGAACGAAAACAATCGTGAATTATGACTTACCGGTAGTTCATGTAGTACGGTAGTCAACAGACTGTTACTGTTGTTCTATACAACATT
Protein-coding sequences here:
- the LOC127846335 gene encoding integumentary mucin C.1-like, with the translated sequence MVLSQLIPPITSEGSSVSMCTTTSTTTTTTTTTNTTTTTTTTTTTSTTTTTTSTTTTTTTTTTTTTTTTTTTTTAAAAAAAAAAATTTTTTTTTTTSTTTTTTTSTTTTTTTTTTTTTTTTT